In Pseudomonas alcaliphila JAB1, a single window of DNA contains:
- a CDS encoding HD domain-containing phosphohydrolase has translation MLNTAVPRERRFPLHVHISVLFTLLLLFTGAVLGLFNYQQTSRLIFSSSSTLFERIQHDVQRDLDNTYRPIRHLLSLLALHPATEADTLDERLEMLPLFVQALRDNPKLASIYLGYEDGDFFMVRPLRSDMLKQRFDAPNKAAYQVWAIDRSSAGTDSDYLFYDGSLNQLSRRQKLSEPYDPRQRDWFKRARGDGGQITTAPYLFFSTQEIGTTLARRSGLTTVIGADLTLDDLSATLASHRVTPNSQVVLADNDGNAVAYPESNRLLKEVDGKVSLVKVRELNPALGELLSGQLNERDEGIVELAKQRWAMAHRHIQEGGPQGLHLALLVPEQELLAEAYRIRWQGALITLTTLLLCLPLGWLTSRLVVKPLRSLVQEAQAIRRFDFAHPASGRSPILEVDQLAVSMSSMKDTLSSFLDIAASLSAETQFDALIKRVMDATVSISAAQGGLLYLLDNDSGRLEPQGLVIDGQSRSLADLGIHGLAHDDPTLPSWLQRPASGGDSVATSIGFDQAGKFQGLLSAMDSPRLHLIAAGLHNRQGDTVGVLVLLQRDTGEDNESMLSPDRVAFVDAVSGSAALCIESQRLLARQKQLLDAFIQLIAGAIDAKSPYTGGHCQRVPEITLMLARAAAESDAPEFRDYNPSDEEWEALHIAAWLHDCGKVTTPEYVVDKATKLETLYDRIHEIRMRFEVLKRDAWVAYWRGRAEGAEESALAALRDQLLSDLDDEFAFIARINLGGEAMADDDQTRLKQIAERRWLRTLDNRLGVSWEEARRLEHSAPSSLPVEEPLLADRLDHLIERADQEVIAPDNRWGFKLEVPQYKFNRGELHNLSIARGTLTAEERYIINHHIVQTILMLDRLPFPKHLQNVTEIAGGHHEKMDGTGYPKRLTREQMSLPARMMAIADIFEALTAVDRPYKKGKTLSEALNIMVGMCKGAHIDPQLFALFIRAGIYRRYAERFMQAEQIDQVDEQMVLEKAGVL, from the coding sequence ATGCTCAATACCGCCGTTCCCAGAGAACGCCGTTTCCCCCTGCACGTTCATATTAGTGTCCTGTTCACGCTTCTGCTGCTGTTCACCGGTGCCGTGCTGGGGTTATTCAATTACCAGCAGACCAGCCGGCTGATCTTCTCCAGCAGTTCGACACTCTTCGAGCGCATCCAGCACGACGTACAGAGAGATCTGGACAATACCTACCGCCCTATACGCCACCTGCTCAGCCTGCTGGCGCTGCACCCGGCCACAGAGGCCGACACGCTCGATGAACGCCTGGAAATGCTGCCGCTGTTCGTTCAGGCCCTGCGCGACAACCCCAAACTGGCCTCGATCTATCTCGGCTATGAGGATGGCGACTTCTTCATGGTCAGGCCGCTGCGCAGCGACATGCTCAAGCAGCGCTTCGACGCGCCGAACAAAGCGGCTTATCAGGTCTGGGCCATCGACCGCAGCAGCGCCGGGACCGACAGCGATTACCTGTTCTATGACGGCTCACTGAACCAGCTCAGCCGCCGGCAGAAACTCAGCGAGCCTTACGATCCCAGGCAGCGCGACTGGTTCAAGCGCGCGCGCGGCGATGGCGGACAGATCACCACCGCGCCCTATCTGTTCTTCTCCACCCAGGAAATCGGCACCACATTGGCCAGGCGCAGCGGCCTGACCACCGTGATCGGTGCCGACCTGACGCTCGACGATCTCTCGGCCACCTTGGCCAGCCACCGCGTCACCCCCAACAGCCAGGTAGTACTCGCCGACAACGACGGCAATGCCGTGGCCTACCCCGAGAGCAACCGCCTGCTCAAGGAGGTCGACGGCAAGGTATCGCTGGTCAAGGTCCGCGAGCTCAATCCGGCCCTGGGTGAATTGCTGTCCGGCCAACTGAACGAACGAGACGAGGGCATCGTCGAACTGGCCAAGCAGCGTTGGGCCATGGCTCACCGGCACATTCAGGAGGGCGGCCCACAGGGGTTGCATCTGGCCCTGCTGGTGCCCGAGCAAGAGCTGCTGGCAGAGGCTTATCGCATCCGCTGGCAGGGCGCGCTGATCACTCTCACCACCCTGCTGCTGTGCCTGCCGCTGGGCTGGCTGACTTCACGTCTGGTGGTCAAACCGCTGCGCAGCCTGGTGCAGGAGGCGCAGGCCATCCGCCGTTTCGACTTCGCCCATCCGGCCAGCGGTCGCTCGCCGATTCTCGAGGTCGACCAGCTAGCGGTGTCGATGAGCAGCATGAAGGACACCCTGTCGAGCTTTCTCGACATCGCCGCCAGCCTCTCGGCGGAAACCCAGTTCGACGCGCTGATCAAGCGCGTCATGGACGCCACCGTCTCCATCAGCGCGGCCCAGGGCGGCCTGCTTTATCTGCTGGACAATGACAGCGGCCGCCTGGAGCCACAGGGGTTGGTCATCGACGGCCAGAGCCGCAGCCTCGCCGATCTGGGCATCCACGGACTGGCCCATGACGATCCGACCTTACCCAGCTGGCTGCAACGTCCAGCCAGCGGCGGCGACAGCGTCGCCACCTCCATCGGCTTCGATCAGGCGGGTAAATTTCAAGGGCTGCTGTCGGCCATGGACAGTCCGCGCCTGCACCTGATTGCAGCCGGCCTGCATAACCGTCAGGGCGACACTGTTGGCGTGCTGGTACTGTTGCAACGCGATACCGGCGAAGATAACGAAAGCATGCTCAGCCCGGATCGCGTCGCCTTCGTCGACGCCGTCTCAGGCAGTGCAGCCCTGTGCATCGAGAGCCAGCGTCTGCTGGCCAGGCAGAAGCAGTTGCTCGATGCCTTCATTCAACTGATCGCCGGCGCCATCGACGCCAAGAGTCCCTATACCGGCGGCCACTGTCAGCGCGTACCGGAAATCACCCTGATGCTCGCCCGTGCTGCGGCCGAGAGCGACGCCCCCGAGTTTCGTGACTACAACCCCAGCGACGAGGAGTGGGAGGCGCTGCATATCGCCGCCTGGCTGCACGATTGCGGCAAGGTCACCACCCCCGAGTACGTGGTGGACAAGGCGACCAAGCTGGAAACCCTGTACGACCGCATCCACGAAATACGCATGCGCTTCGAGGTACTCAAGCGCGATGCCTGGGTCGCCTATTGGCGTGGTCGTGCCGAAGGTGCTGAAGAAAGCGCACTGGCGGCTCTGCGCGACCAGCTGCTGAGCGATCTGGACGACGAATTCGCCTTCATCGCGCGCATCAATCTGGGTGGCGAGGCCATGGCCGATGACGACCAGACTCGCCTCAAGCAGATCGCCGAGCGACGCTGGCTACGCACACTGGACAATCGCCTGGGCGTTTCCTGGGAGGAAGCCAGGCGCCTGGAACACTCGGCCCCCAGCAGCCTGCCGGTGGAGGAGCCGCTGCTCGCTGACCGTCTCGACCATCTGATCGAGCGCGCCGACCAGGAGGTGATCGCGCCAGACAATCGCTGGGGCTTCAAGCTGGAAGTGCCGCAATACAAATTCAACCGTGGCGAACTGCACAACCTGAGCATCGCCCGCGGCACGCTGACGGCCGAAGAGCGCTACATCATCAACCACCATATCGTGCAGACCATCCTGATGCTCGACCGCCTGCCCTTCCCCAAGCATCTGCAGAATGTCACCGAGATCGCCGGCGGGCACCACGAGAAGATGGACGGCACGGGCTATCCCAAACGCCTGACGCGCGAACAGATGAGCCTGCCGGCACGCATGATGGCGATCGCCGATATCTTCGAAGCCCTGACGGCAGTGGATCGTCCCTACAAGAAGGGCAAGACGCTGTCGGAGGCACTGAACATCATGGTCGGCATGTGCAAGGGTGCGCACATCGACCCGCAGCTGTTCGCTCTGTTCATTCGCGCAGGCATCTACCGGCGCTACGCCGAGCGTTTCATGCAGGCCGAACAGATCGATCAGGTGGACGAACAGATGGTCTTGGAAAAGGCAGGAGTGCTGTAG